AAAGGCAAAGCTTGAAAACGTAGTCCAAAGTTTGCAACAACTGTCAGTGGGTAGCCAAAAAGTTGCTGGGGGCGTTACTCAATTAAGTGATAATGCCTTAAAATTACAACAGGCCACCACGCAAATAGCTACAGGGGCAAGCCAATTGAATCAAGGTCAAACCCAATTAGTAGCTGGATTGAGCAAGCTGGATAAGGGAGCAGTTCAATTGCAAGATGGACAAAATCAACTTGTTGCTGGATTGACAGTCTTTGGTGGGAAAATTGGTGAAGCTAAAAATGGCGTTAGCCAACTAGTGAGTGGTAACAATAGCTTAACTGCAGGCTTGGACCAATTAGCAGTAGGCTCAATCAAGCTAGGAGAAGGAACCAATCAGCTTGAGAAAGGCTCAAAACAATTGGTTAATGGAACAAATCAATTATCAGAAGGAACAAAGTCTTTAACAAGTGGAATCACAAAACTTGGAAACGGATCTAATGGATTAACAAGTGGCTTGGAAAAATTAACAGTTGGTTCTAAGGAATTAGCGGATCAGTTACACAATGGAGCGAAAGATGTAAAGGAAGTAAAGGCAAACAATGCTGTTTATAATATGTTTGCAAAACCAGTAACACTTGTGAATGAACGGCTTAATCATGTTCCAGACTACGGAACGGGTTTTACACCTTACTTCTTATCTTTAAGTTTATTTGTTGGTGCTCTTATGCTATCAATTGTTTTTCCGTTACTTGAACCTGCAACTGAGCCAAAGAGTGGGTTTAGTTGGTTTGTAGGTAAATTGGGAGTTCTTTTAAGTGTAGGGATTGTGCAAGCATTACTGGCTGATCTCATTTTACTTGAAGGACTTGGTTTAGAAGTGAAAAGTATTCCATATTTTATACTGCTAAGTATTTTTACAAGCTGGACATTTTTAGCGATTATTCAGTTCCTAGTAACGGTCCTTGATAATCCAGGGAGGTTCCTAGGGGTCATTATTCTCATTTTGCAATTAACAAGCAGTGCTGGAACGTATCCGATTGAATTGGTGCCAAATGTTCTTCAGAAAATAACTCACTTCCTACCGATGACCTATACAATCGCTGGCTTTAGGTCAGTAATTTCAACAGGGGATTTTGGTGCGATGTGGAAAGACTTTGGATCAATATCAGTATTTTTTGTTGGATTCCTAGCAGCCACCCTTGCATTTTTTATAATTAAGTTCAATCGCCAAAAAAGTCGTACTATAGATAATGAAAAGACTTGTGTTGCAATTTAACACAAGTCTTTTGTGCATTATGATGTCCTTTATTCTTACTTTTTACGTAAATTCTCTTCTGCCATTTTGACAAGTTCACGTACCATGCTGCCACCCAGTCGACCACCTATTTTTCCTGCCTGGTGGGCAGTAAGCTGGCCGTTGTATCCTTTTTTTAGTGGGATGCCTGTTTCTTCAGCTGCTTCAAATTTTGCATTGTCAGGGCTTTGGACATGTGCTACTTTGGCTTTTAATGTATCTAATCCTGCTCGTGCTTCTGGAACGAGAATTTTATGTCTTCTGGACAAAACGATCCCTCCTTACTTTGTATAATACCCAAAAGATAAAATCAAACTATTTTTATTATTGCCCCTTTTAGTTTAAAATAAGTTTGAAAAACGTATATGAGTACCAGGCTTTACCAAGTGTAGAAGTGGAACTAAGGAGGAATATAGGATGAGTGAATTATTATTTAAGCAGTTTGAACTAACAAGGGGCAATTTTATAAAAAGGGTTGAACCTATTCAGAATGATATTGTAGATATCATACCTAGTGGATTTAATAACAATATTCACTGGATTGTTGGTCATGTGCTGACAGTGGCAGAACAATTCTTATTTGGCTTTCCAACTCAATCAAACTATTTGCCTGCAAACTACAAAGAGCTATTTGGTAACGGTACAAAGCCGGCTGACTGGAATGAGAATA
The Neobacillus sp. PS3-40 genome window above contains:
- a CDS encoding DinB family protein — translated: MSELLFKQFELTRGNFIKRVEPIQNDIVDIIPSGFNNNIHWIVGHVLTVAEQFLFGFPTQSNYLPANYKELFGNGTKPADWNENIPSVEELVEQLKVQLTRIKEIPSERFNDQLEKPFLGLETFGELANMAIFHEANHLGQIQTMKRLIETTDINK
- a CDS encoding YhgE/Pip domain-containing protein is translated as MKIFTSLKSEFLGIIHNRKLLIALIGVMTIPLLYSGTFLWAFWNPYGHLDRMPVAIVNQDQGATYNGERLEIGHDLVENLKKKKSFNWKFVNEEKASKGLKDQKFYLKIEIPKDFSENATTLQSTNPKKLKIIYSPNEGFNYLSSKIGDSAIEKIKEEVSSAVTKTYAESVFANIKDVAKGLDKAGSGTDKLYDGINKAKKGSGDLKKGIESAKSGSADLNVGANSLGSGAKKIEQNLEILAEKSISFSNGLTSASIGSKQLQNGLEQFDKGLSQMESGNDQLQNGAVKSQVGAKQLTDGLNSVVTKLPDLQNGSKQLADGSTQLSSSIELWSKGAQETKQGAATVSGGLEQVVQQVGKMAEESTDPTEKAKLENVVQSLQQLSVGSQKVAGGVTQLSDNALKLQQATTQIATGASQLNQGQTQLVAGLSKLDKGAVQLQDGQNQLVAGLTVFGGKIGEAKNGVSQLVSGNNSLTAGLDQLAVGSIKLGEGTNQLEKGSKQLVNGTNQLSEGTKSLTSGITKLGNGSNGLTSGLEKLTVGSKELADQLHNGAKDVKEVKANNAVYNMFAKPVTLVNERLNHVPDYGTGFTPYFLSLSLFVGALMLSIVFPLLEPATEPKSGFSWFVGKLGVLLSVGIVQALLADLILLEGLGLEVKSIPYFILLSIFTSWTFLAIIQFLVTVLDNPGRFLGVIILILQLTSSAGTYPIELVPNVLQKITHFLPMTYTIAGFRSVISTGDFGAMWKDFGSISVFFVGFLAATLAFFIIKFNRQKSRTIDNEKTCVAI
- a CDS encoding alpha/beta-type small acid-soluble spore protein gives rise to the protein MSRRHKILVPEARAGLDTLKAKVAHVQSPDNAKFEAAEETGIPLKKGYNGQLTAHQAGKIGGRLGGSMVRELVKMAEENLRKK